A single genomic interval of Pyrobaculum arsenaticum DSM 13514 harbors:
- a CDS encoding sulfite reductase subunit alpha, producing MEVKQQRPLTVEEWAAEGMELLKYYEKGPWPSHVSELKKTKYPIEAYAAGLAARKTMWAAGSAKIRYVYTGFIARRTRDGKISELHFRVWQPSGYLYSTEKLKKLIEFTEKYGLGLIELAGQQGQMIISIRPEVADEAVDYLRDVVGTDVGATGDTIREIAACVGPALCEYSLYDTLEARDKFLTHPKIYEWMSNQLFPFKFKAKFSGCPFDCTRAVHRADFGFIGVWEGAPEVDQEAFRRKVEAGEVDPEKLAANCPSGAITWDNERKELRIDGTRCKKSMHCIRTAFPAIKPGKNRKIAIVVGGHVKGRFGGKMGKPLAVVNSVDEAMDWVVKTVESWMEHMEKGVVKHKDRIGDFIMKVGFKKYVNEILGLKEVGKPSLHPSLRAGAVLDDEERKMYAAWASKIVEEVFGRRA from the coding sequence ATGGAGGTTAAGCAACAAAGACCCCTAACTGTAGAGGAGTGGGCCGCCGAGGGGATGGAATTGCTTAAGTACTACGAAAAAGGGCCTTGGCCTAGCCACGTCTCCGAGCTGAAGAAGACAAAGTACCCCATCGAGGCCTACGCGGCGGGGCTGGCGGCCCGGAAGACCATGTGGGCGGCGGGCTCGGCGAAGATTAGGTACGTCTACACCGGCTTTATAGCTAGGCGCACCCGCGACGGCAAGATCTCGGAGCTCCACTTCCGCGTCTGGCAGCCCTCCGGCTATCTCTACAGCACGGAGAAGTTGAAAAAGCTCATCGAGTTCACAGAGAAGTACGGCCTTGGCTTGATAGAGCTCGCCGGCCAGCAGGGCCAGATGATAATCAGCATTAGGCCCGAGGTAGCCGACGAGGCGGTGGACTACCTCCGCGACGTGGTAGGCACAGACGTAGGGGCCACCGGCGATACTATTAGAGAGATAGCGGCCTGCGTCGGTCCTGCCCTATGCGAATACTCGCTCTACGACACGCTCGAGGCGAGGGACAAGTTCCTCACCCACCCTAAGATATATGAGTGGATGAGCAACCAGTTATTCCCCTTTAAGTTCAAGGCCAAGTTCTCTGGCTGCCCCTTCGACTGCACTAGGGCCGTCCACCGCGCCGACTTCGGCTTTATCGGTGTTTGGGAGGGGGCGCCGGAGGTGGATCAAGAGGCTTTTAGGAGGAAGGTGGAGGCTGGGGAGGTGGATCCGGAGAAGTTGGCCGCCAACTGCCCAAGCGGCGCAATAACTTGGGATAATGAGAGGAAAGAGCTGAGAATAGACGGCACTAGATGCAAAAAGTCAATGCACTGCATAAGAACTGCCTTCCCAGCAATAAAGCCGGGGAAGAACAGAAAAATTGCAATTGTCGTGGGAGGCCACGTAAAGGGGAGATTCGGCGGCAAGATGGGCAAGCCTCTAGCCGTCGTGAACTCGGTGGACGAAGCCATGGATTGGGTGGTGAAGACGGTGGAGAGCTGGATGGAGCACATGGAGAAGGGCGTGGTGAAGCACAAGGACCGAATAGGCGACTTCATCATGAAGGTGGGCTTCAAGAAGTACGTCAACGAGATACTTGGCCTAAAGGAGGTGGGCAAGCCTTCTCTCCACCCATCGCTTAGGGCCGGCGCTGTGCTAGACGACGAGGAGCGGAAGATGTACGCCGCCTGGGCCTCGAAGATAGTGGAGGAGGTCTTCGGCCGGAGGGCATGA
- a CDS encoding DsrE family protein yields MKVGIIVAADDPMRLYAAATYAATELARGNEVGIFVTGRAVPLFAKGDHGDYPERRRMEELGVTWAAILKEAKQLGLAIAVCETVAKIYGLGLGDFKALGIVDEVTSMYTFLEKFGEKVVVF; encoded by the coding sequence ATGAAGGTGGGGATTATCGTAGCGGCGGACGACCCCATGCGCCTCTACGCTGCGGCCACCTACGCAGCCACTGAGCTGGCAAGGGGGAACGAAGTGGGTATCTTCGTCACCGGGAGGGCCGTCCCCCTCTTCGCCAAGGGCGACCACGGGGACTACCCTGAGAGGAGGAGGATGGAGGAACTGGGGGTTACCTGGGCTGCGATTCTAAAAGAGGCAAAGCAACTGGGCTTAGCCATTGCTGTGTGCGAAACCGTTGCTAAGATCTACGGCCTTGGACTAGGCGACTTCAAGGCGCTGGGCATCGTGGACGAGGTGACGTCGATGTACACCTTTCTCGAAAAATTTGGAGAGAAGGTGGTGGTCTTTTAG
- the merA gene encoding mercury(II) reductase, which produces MYDLVVLGGGSAGFAAAIKASELGARVVIVNAGLPPGGTCVNVGCVPTKFLVKAAEALRWAQAYFPEANLKPSLRRLLAEAAETSAMLRKEKYVDLLDYYGIEYIEGRGVLAGPGRVMVEGRGVLEGKRVVVATGSRPAVPNIKGLGEVGYYTNQRLFDLGEPSSVVFVGGGAVAVELAQALNRLGVKTAIVARGRLLKYEEEMASQFVEEVLKEEGVEVVRDEAVAVRRADGGVEVETRAGRRLRAEALFVAAGRVPNSEVAGGLLELNSDGSIRVNKRLETSMPGVYAAGDVAGGVWLRGGRYAENAAARQGTIAAVNALGGHEEYDPAAVPRVVFTDPPVASVGVSEDEMITSGIGCRCAAVPIDVVAAAWASKRTSGFIKINTYPETWRVSMKGGKIAGAVVAAPHAEELIHVFAIAVKLGLRIGDLAELVPAFPSFGEALRVAALAFEKDVSKLSCCAG; this is translated from the coding sequence GTGTACGACCTAGTTGTGCTTGGCGGCGGCTCGGCGGGCTTCGCCGCGGCTATAAAAGCCTCGGAGCTGGGGGCCAGGGTCGTAATTGTAAACGCCGGCCTGCCGCCGGGGGGCACATGCGTAAACGTGGGATGCGTCCCCACAAAGTTTTTAGTCAAAGCCGCCGAGGCGCTCCGCTGGGCTCAGGCCTACTTCCCAGAGGCCAACCTCAAGCCATCGCTGAGGCGCCTCTTGGCGGAGGCCGCGGAGACGTCGGCAATGTTGAGGAAGGAGAAATACGTAGATCTCCTCGACTACTACGGCATTGAGTACATAGAGGGGAGAGGGGTCTTGGCCGGGCCGGGCAGGGTGATGGTGGAGGGTAGGGGTGTGCTCGAGGGTAAGAGGGTGGTAGTAGCTACGGGGTCTAGGCCGGCTGTGCCTAACATAAAGGGGCTAGGCGAAGTGGGCTACTACACAAACCAGAGGCTTTTCGATTTGGGTGAGCCGTCTAGCGTGGTGTTTGTTGGAGGGGGCGCAGTGGCTGTGGAGCTGGCCCAGGCCTTGAATAGGCTGGGGGTCAAGACGGCGATAGTGGCCAGGGGGAGGCTGTTGAAGTACGAAGAGGAGATGGCCTCACAGTTCGTGGAGGAGGTGCTGAAGGAGGAGGGGGTCGAGGTGGTACGCGACGAGGCCGTGGCCGTTAGGAGGGCGGACGGCGGCGTCGAGGTGGAGACTAGGGCCGGCAGGAGGTTAAGGGCGGAGGCGCTTTTCGTCGCGGCGGGGAGGGTTCCCAACAGCGAGGTTGCGGGGGGCCTGCTTGAGCTCAACTCAGACGGCTCTATTAGGGTGAACAAGAGGCTGGAGACCTCCATGCCAGGGGTATACGCCGCAGGGGACGTGGCGGGAGGGGTTTGGCTCAGGGGCGGTCGCTACGCGGAAAACGCGGCGGCGAGGCAAGGCACGATTGCCGCAGTAAACGCCTTAGGCGGCCACGAGGAGTACGACCCTGCCGCCGTGCCCAGAGTAGTTTTCACCGACCCTCCTGTAGCTTCGGTGGGGGTAAGCGAGGATGAGATGATAACCTCGGGGATAGGCTGTAGATGCGCCGCGGTGCCCATTGACGTGGTGGCGGCGGCGTGGGCCTCCAAGCGCACTTCTGGCTTCATCAAGATAAACACCTACCCCGAGACGTGGCGGGTTTCCATGAAGGGGGGCAAAATAGCCGGCGCCGTCGTGGCGGCTCCCCACGCTGAGGAGTTAATACACGTCTTCGCCATTGCCGTCAAGCTGGGGTTGAGGATAGGCGACTTGGCGGAGCTGGTGCCCGCCTTCCCCTCCTTCGGCGAGGCTCTGAGGGTTGCCGCCCTCGCCTTTGAGAAAGACGTCTCTAAGCTAAGCTGTTGTGCAGGTTAA
- a CDS encoding DUF1641 domain-containing protein produces the protein MSSAEERLIKALENPKLQEALADLAERADILRDLVNTLWEFKRSGVLDDLLNAAATLRFFTEGILSKDFMEKVAKLQDVALVAGVNMAQDVAKVDCLTHAVAAADADKQVGLMGLLAALRDPDVQRGLGFFISVLKNLGTCLAAKK, from the coding sequence ATGAGCTCGGCGGAGGAGAGGCTGATAAAGGCGCTGGAGAATCCAAAATTGCAAGAGGCCCTCGCCGACTTGGCCGAGAGGGCTGACATACTGCGTGATCTCGTAAACACGTTGTGGGAGTTTAAGCGTAGCGGAGTACTTGACGATCTGCTAAACGCCGCGGCGACGCTTAGGTTCTTCACCGAGGGCATACTCTCCAAGGACTTTATGGAAAAGGTGGCTAAGCTGCAAGACGTGGCCCTGGTGGCCGGGGTAAATATGGCGCAAGACGTCGCAAAGGTGGACTGCCTCACCCACGCCGTCGCCGCGGCGGATGCCGACAAACAAGTGGGGCTAATGGGCCTCCTCGCGGCGTTGCGCGACCCCGACGTGCAGCGGGGGCTGGGCTTCTTCATATCAGTGCTGAAAAACCTCGGCACCTGCCTCGCCGCCAAGAAGTAG
- a CDS encoding sulfurtransferase TusA family protein, whose product MSEAVLIGDKVYVLDLKGRVCPYPQLATLRAIRALPPGSTLEVITDNPPSCENVPAVARREGKEVLGVFEVEPGVWKIVIRL is encoded by the coding sequence ATGTCGGAGGCCGTGCTGATCGGCGACAAGGTGTACGTGCTTGACTTAAAGGGCAGGGTCTGCCCTTATCCGCAACTGGCCACGCTGAGGGCTATTAGAGCCCTCCCTCCTGGGTCAACGCTTGAGGTGATTACGGACAACCCGCCGAGTTGCGAAAACGTGCCAGCGGTGGCGAGGCGCGAGGGGAAGGAGGTGCTTGGAGTGTTCGAGGTGGAGCCCGGAGTGTGGAAGATCGTGATTAGGCTATGA
- a CDS encoding SelD-related putative sulfur metabolism protein, whose protein sequence is MSMERFRERVRLYREAGIALESLSLGCSVKVDLYNVLYPALQLLKDEVYKLNLVIAPREDAAIMPGEGAYLRRYFLNAEEPWLEPSEIEKLAPTVAIVLAQLYMGKAASADVFAKYVAKLYKALGSSRHKVWLGKGHSIVSTKKGAEFFMVDFIKAEGSRGYVVANNDTIQVIDPSEDLDSQLQIAVAVNNALNDLFTKGAWKDLHIAPVYDGPSAYKASIKAKVEGYASSLGKLVEAPQPDMGYLLLGATAYAYLDREPPLFYKQLDEGFVVVVTRPFGELAFFTTYVAVHTDEFLLQRFEREVMSLEQFEREKRRVLEVMATPNLEVAKAIYEFLPDLGEAFDPASHIAATIDVSGPGVFVFKEVAEKAGVDIRLLDVPLMSDRISAFAAENYIMPDATAGTNGAIAIFAHKRLADELIQRLSKAPHARPLVIGEVVGKGEGKLVVPEWALKYISSNKLREKLGARQILGGLSSVVSRPVRAVAYVEGRVQGVGFRPMARARAKALSLVGYAKNLPDGRVEVVVEGDEERVRKFVEELCRGFDDCRVSATYSPATGKFKDFEIS, encoded by the coding sequence ATGAGCATGGAGAGGTTTAGGGAGAGGGTGAGGCTGTATAGGGAGGCGGGCATTGCCCTGGAGTCGCTGTCGCTGGGGTGCTCGGTGAAGGTAGACCTCTACAACGTGTTGTACCCAGCCCTCCAGCTGTTGAAAGACGAAGTGTACAAGCTCAACCTCGTCATCGCGCCGAGGGAAGACGCGGCGATAATGCCAGGTGAGGGCGCCTACCTAAGGCGGTATTTCCTCAACGCGGAGGAGCCGTGGCTAGAGCCCAGCGAGATTGAGAAGCTGGCCCCCACGGTGGCTATTGTGCTGGCCCAGCTCTACATGGGAAAGGCCGCCTCTGCAGACGTCTTTGCTAAGTACGTCGCCAAGCTCTACAAGGCGCTGGGCTCCTCGAGGCACAAGGTGTGGCTTGGCAAGGGGCATAGCATAGTCAGTACCAAGAAGGGGGCTGAGTTCTTCATGGTTGATTTCATCAAGGCGGAGGGGTCTAGGGGCTACGTCGTCGCCAACAACGACACGATACAAGTCATCGACCCTTCTGAGGATCTAGATTCGCAACTACAAATAGCCGTGGCGGTGAACAACGCGCTTAACGATCTCTTCACCAAGGGAGCCTGGAAGGACTTGCACATAGCCCCGGTATACGATGGGCCCAGCGCCTATAAGGCCTCCATAAAGGCGAAGGTGGAGGGGTACGCCTCGTCGCTGGGGAAGCTGGTGGAGGCGCCGCAGCCTGATATGGGCTACCTCCTCCTCGGCGCCACGGCTTACGCCTATCTAGACAGGGAGCCCCCCCTCTTCTACAAACAGCTAGACGAGGGCTTCGTGGTGGTCGTCACGAGACCCTTCGGCGAGCTGGCATTCTTCACCACCTACGTCGCTGTCCACACAGACGAATTCTTGTTGCAGAGGTTTGAAAGGGAGGTTATGTCACTGGAGCAATTCGAGAGGGAGAAGCGGAGGGTGCTGGAGGTCATGGCCACGCCCAACTTGGAGGTGGCTAAGGCGATCTACGAGTTCCTCCCCGACCTGGGCGAGGCCTTTGACCCCGCAAGCCACATCGCCGCCACCATCGACGTGTCGGGGCCCGGCGTATTTGTGTTTAAGGAGGTGGCTGAAAAAGCCGGCGTCGATATAAGGCTACTCGACGTGCCCCTCATGTCCGATCGAATCTCGGCATTCGCCGCGGAGAACTACATCATGCCTGACGCCACTGCCGGCACCAACGGCGCAATCGCCATCTTTGCCCACAAGCGGCTAGCCGACGAGTTGATCCAGAGGCTGTCCAAGGCGCCGCACGCAAGGCCTTTGGTAATAGGCGAAGTCGTGGGCAAGGGGGAGGGGAAGCTTGTAGTGCCCGAGTGGGCACTTAAATACATCTCCAGCAACAAGCTGAGGGAGAAGCTGGGCGCCCGCCAAATCCTCGGCGGCCTTTCCAGCGTGGTATCGAGGCCTGTGAGGGCTGTGGCGTATGTAGAGGGGAGAGTCCAGGGCGTGGGATTCCGGCCCATGGCCCGGGCCAGGGCAAAGGCCCTATCCCTCGTGGGCTACGCCAAGAACCTCCCCGACGGCAGGGTTGAGGTGGTTGTGGAAGGCGACGAGGAGAGGGTTAGGAAGTTCGTGGAGGAGCTGTGCCGCGGCTTCGACGACTGCCGCGTCTCGGCGACTTACAGCCCCGCCACGGGCAAGTTCAAGGATTTCGAAATTTCATGA
- a CDS encoding sulfurtransferase TusA family protein, with product MTPSKSVRISGSHCLGPVVVNKEIADVPVSGVLEILTNDPCAKEDLRVWAKFTKNEIVKIEELGEGWMRFWILRKR from the coding sequence GTGACCCCTTCTAAGTCCGTGAGAATCTCCGGGAGCCACTGCCTGGGCCCAGTTGTGGTGAACAAAGAAATTGCCGACGTGCCTGTCAGCGGCGTATTGGAGATACTAACCAACGATCCATGCGCCAAGGAGGATTTAAGAGTTTGGGCTAAGTTTACGAAAAACGAGATCGTCAAAATCGAAGAGCTGGGGGAGGGATGGATGAGGTTTTGGATTCTGCGGAAGAGGTAA
- a CDS encoding uroporphyrinogen-III synthase: MKWAVIITSGRPSKADLLARLVFKHGGEALYLPVVKVEERGADAQEVLEALAWSEAVLFMTGQSAWGLAEMLKRHSALEKAKEMLRSRVVVCRGSKASGNVKTQFGVECPNLGETIDEMMPKIGQYVSGKRLLVSFYGVVDSELLEKLRAVAGEVSYVQTYSTVEAPEENALEAARRVAEGGYIIVFTSAVGASTFFAAAQRHGLLEKVVEALNSGRSIAAVIGPVTEEEVKRWGVEKVVKPEKPFLAYLAEELAKLLK, encoded by the coding sequence ATGAAGTGGGCGGTGATCATCACGTCGGGCCGCCCCTCTAAGGCAGACCTTCTGGCAAGGTTGGTATTTAAACACGGCGGGGAGGCCCTCTACCTGCCCGTTGTTAAGGTGGAAGAAAGGGGGGCAGATGCACAAGAAGTTCTGGAGGCCTTGGCTTGGAGCGAGGCTGTTCTTTTTATGACGGGGCAGTCCGCATGGGGCCTTGCCGAGATGTTGAAGAGACACAGCGCGTTGGAGAAGGCCAAGGAAATGCTCAGGTCCAGGGTGGTGGTGTGCAGGGGAAGCAAGGCATCTGGCAACGTCAAGACTCAGTTCGGCGTGGAGTGCCCCAACTTAGGCGAGACCATCGATGAGATGATGCCGAAAATTGGACAATACGTCTCAGGCAAGAGGCTACTAGTGTCCTTTTACGGGGTGGTGGACAGCGAGCTTCTCGAAAAGTTAAGGGCTGTGGCCGGGGAGGTGAGCTACGTGCAGACATACAGCACAGTGGAGGCGCCGGAGGAAAACGCGTTGGAGGCGGCGAGGCGGGTGGCGGAGGGGGGCTACATAATCGTCTTCACCAGCGCAGTGGGGGCAAGTACCTTCTTCGCCGCGGCTCAGCGCCACGGCCTCTTGGAGAAGGTGGTAGAGGCGCTCAACTCTGGGCGCTCCATAGCCGCTGTCATAGGCCCTGTGACGGAGGAGGAGGTGAAGAGGTGGGGCGTTGAGAAGGTGGTAAAGCCCGAGAAGCCCTTCTTGGCGTATCTAGCGGAGGAGCTAGCGAAGCTCCTCAAGTAG
- a CDS encoding YHS domain-containing protein, whose product MEIDPVCGMHVDPTRAKYKTLYKGKVYYFCSAACKEEFEKQPEFYLQHGPQGMPHR is encoded by the coding sequence ATGGAAATAGACCCGGTCTGCGGCATGCACGTAGATCCCACGAGGGCGAAGTACAAAACTCTGTACAAGGGCAAGGTGTACTACTTCTGTTCTGCGGCGTGCAAGGAGGAGTTCGAGAAGCAACCTGAATTCTACCTCCAACACGGCCCACAAGGGATGCCGCATCGCTAG
- a CDS encoding NAD(P)/FAD-dependent oxidoreductase, translating to MPKKVVIVGGGVGGSFVANKLAYKLSSEVRKGEVEITVIEPAQVLHYQPGYLYVPFMELPSDVMFRSPKKVLSPLVKLVEKPAAKIDLKAKKVQTADGAEYPYDYLVVASGAVARTDAIPGFNKTWYTLWTYEGAKALRERLRSFTRGTLVFSVTSTPYKCPVAPYEFLFMFDDYLMSTGLKKDVKLIFTTVAPHLHAQPNVNKFLEEQMKMRGIEYRTKFEVKEIKEGEVVGPETIKADLVVAVSKHTPADVVVNSGLVDQSGWLPVDKSTLQIQGGSGVEYAIGDTTNLAVPKAGSVAHFQSEVVASRIHEEITLGHADTVYRGRVICFIMTGFEEATQVSWNYENPALYPPPSSKFFARLKDLTNYSIWGVMRCGL from the coding sequence ATGCCCAAAAAAGTGGTTATAGTAGGCGGCGGCGTGGGAGGATCTTTTGTGGCAAACAAGCTCGCCTACAAGCTCAGCTCAGAGGTGAGGAAAGGCGAGGTGGAGATAACTGTCATAGAGCCGGCCCAGGTATTACACTATCAGCCAGGGTATCTCTACGTCCCGTTTATGGAGCTTCCGTCTGACGTAATGTTCAGAAGCCCCAAGAAGGTGCTGAGCCCGTTGGTTAAGCTCGTGGAGAAGCCCGCCGCGAAGATTGACCTCAAGGCCAAGAAGGTGCAGACGGCAGACGGCGCCGAGTATCCATACGACTACTTAGTAGTGGCCTCGGGGGCCGTGGCGAGGACCGACGCGATTCCCGGCTTCAACAAGACGTGGTACACCCTGTGGACTTACGAAGGAGCGAAGGCGCTTAGGGAGAGGCTGAGGTCGTTTACTAGGGGCACTTTGGTCTTCAGTGTGACGTCCACGCCGTATAAGTGCCCCGTGGCGCCGTACGAGTTCCTGTTCATGTTTGACGACTACCTCATGTCCACTGGGCTTAAGAAGGATGTGAAGCTGATCTTCACAACCGTCGCGCCGCACCTCCACGCACAGCCCAACGTGAACAAGTTCTTGGAGGAGCAGATGAAGATGAGGGGTATTGAGTACAGGACGAAGTTCGAGGTGAAGGAGATCAAGGAGGGCGAGGTGGTTGGCCCAGAGACCATAAAGGCCGACCTAGTGGTCGCGGTCTCCAAGCACACGCCCGCCGACGTGGTGGTTAATTCGGGGCTAGTGGATCAAAGCGGCTGGCTTCCCGTGGATAAGAGCACATTGCAGATACAAGGCGGCTCAGGTGTGGAATATGCCATTGGCGATACCACAAACCTCGCTGTGCCGAAGGCCGGTTCCGTGGCCCACTTCCAGTCGGAGGTCGTGGCGTCGCGGATACACGAGGAGATTACCTTGGGCCACGCCGACACGGTGTACAGAGGTCGGGTGATCTGTTTTATAATGACCGGTTTTGAGGAGGCTACCCAGGTGTCGTGGAATTACGAAAACCCGGCGCTGTACCCGCCGCCCAGTAGCAAGTTCTTCGCGAGGCTTAAGGACCTCACCAACTACTCGATATGGGGAGTCATGAGGTGCGGCCTATGA
- a CDS encoding uroporphyrinogen-III synthase: MKIVVTSGWAGEAFRKALRGAEVYVVPVLRLTPVEVDVKAVEEAVAQSDLVVFVSGRAAYRLKELGAKLELTGKVVATAEGAKGAVMVKNAYGVEPQLVYDTSEDLAKALPGCRRGVVFHHGERAAELVEVLEVKCPVAEFYTYRAVPDEETIKSIPPADVYVFFSALAAEAVGERRPELIKGALAVAAGPAVERALLRYGAVVRRPPRGRIGDVVEYVKRLLEELR; this comes from the coding sequence GTGAAAATCGTGGTAACCAGTGGCTGGGCGGGAGAGGCTTTTCGAAAGGCGTTGCGGGGAGCCGAGGTGTACGTGGTCCCCGTTCTTAGGCTAACCCCCGTGGAGGTTGATGTAAAGGCCGTGGAGGAGGCGGTGGCACAGAGCGACTTAGTGGTCTTCGTCTCGGGGAGGGCGGCGTATCGGCTCAAGGAGCTGGGGGCGAAGTTGGAGCTGACGGGCAAGGTGGTGGCGACAGCTGAGGGGGCAAAGGGCGCCGTCATGGTGAAAAACGCCTACGGCGTTGAGCCGCAGCTGGTCTACGACACGTCGGAGGATTTAGCCAAGGCCCTGCCTGGATGTAGGCGCGGCGTTGTCTTCCACCACGGCGAGAGAGCCGCCGAGCTGGTAGAGGTGCTGGAGGTCAAGTGCCCCGTTGCCGAGTTTTACACATACCGGGCGGTCCCAGACGAGGAGACCATTAAGTCCATACCCCCCGCCGATGTTTACGTCTTTTTCAGCGCCCTCGCGGCCGAGGCCGTTGGGGAGAGGCGGCCTGAGCTCATCAAGGGCGCCTTGGCGGTGGCGGCGGGCCCAGCGGTGGAGAGGGCCCTCTTGCGCTACGGGGCAGTAGTGAGGAGGCCTCCCCGCGGGAGGATAGGAGATGTGGTGGAGTACGTCAAGAGGCTACTTGAGGAGCTTCGCTAG
- a CDS encoding sulfurtransferase TusA family protein, with translation MPEVLDVRDKFCPLPVMETAKAIARIPVGDYLEVLATDPAADPDIKAWAKRMGHEVIKSEKLPDGTLKIVVKRLK, from the coding sequence ATGCCTGAAGTGCTTGACGTGAGGGATAAGTTCTGCCCCTTACCTGTAATGGAGACAGCCAAGGCGATTGCGAGAATACCAGTGGGGGACTACCTAGAGGTGCTCGCCACAGACCCAGCAGCAGACCCCGACATCAAGGCCTGGGCAAAGAGGATGGGCCACGAAGTGATTAAAAGCGAGAAGCTACCCGACGGCACTCTAAAAATCGTGGTGAAGAGGCTAAAATAA
- the dsrB gene encoding dissimilatory-type sulfite reductase subunit beta yields MTADKVAERLKKKLPVPYTEWLPEKVRRNVGKWVDRKYHGYGIIEHISATGDRIFTVKVGTPPNFRLSTDTLKKFVDIADTLGIGGIKITRNGNLEILTDSLDKALKIKEEVEKMGFPVGGWGPTLWSINSCTAFLTCTTAVVDAPSITKVLYDHLKPYFTGEVKLPAKLRINVSGCPSACGGFTTDINIVGHYGDAPTYDPERIKLCLPKSAKALEMGHVPEVAEVCPTGAIRVFGKPDGTVGLEVIRPKCIACGRCRDVCDWIDFDQSKAGVAILIGGKASNTGRGPLPSIQVIPWIPAIPPDYREIVAVVKKIIDLWRENAREGERIGDWMARVGLEQFYKMLNIPVTKWNKPVTLTGEFGFRQFGPI; encoded by the coding sequence ATGACGGCGGATAAAGTTGCCGAGAGGCTGAAGAAGAAGCTCCCGGTGCCGTACACCGAGTGGTTGCCGGAGAAGGTTAGGCGGAATGTTGGTAAGTGGGTAGATCGTAAATACCACGGCTACGGCATAATTGAGCACATATCGGCGACGGGGGACAGGATATTTACAGTAAAGGTAGGCACGCCGCCGAATTTCAGACTATCGACCGACACGCTGAAGAAGTTCGTGGACATAGCCGACACCCTCGGCATAGGCGGCATAAAAATTACGAGAAATGGCAATCTCGAAATCCTCACCGACTCCCTTGACAAGGCGCTTAAGATCAAGGAGGAGGTGGAGAAGATGGGGTTCCCAGTAGGCGGCTGGGGGCCGACGCTGTGGTCCATTAATTCATGCACAGCCTTCTTGACGTGTACCACAGCTGTGGTGGACGCGCCCTCTATTACTAAGGTTCTGTACGACCACCTAAAGCCCTACTTCACCGGCGAGGTGAAGCTACCGGCGAAGTTGAGGATAAACGTGTCTGGTTGCCCCAGCGCTTGTGGGGGATTCACCACGGACATAAACATCGTTGGCCACTACGGCGACGCCCCCACCTACGACCCCGAGAGGATCAAGCTGTGTCTTCCGAAAAGCGCAAAGGCGCTTGAGATGGGCCACGTGCCGGAGGTTGCGGAGGTCTGCCCCACGGGCGCCATTAGGGTGTTCGGTAAGCCGGACGGCACCGTGGGCCTGGAGGTGATTAGGCCTAAGTGTATTGCCTGCGGCCGTTGCCGCGATGTGTGCGACTGGATCGACTTCGACCAGTCCAAGGCTGGCGTGGCGATACTAATCGGCGGCAAGGCCAGCAACACTGGAAGAGGGCCGTTGCCTTCCATACAGGTCATACCGTGGATACCCGCCATACCTCCCGACTACAGAGAGATAGTGGCGGTGGTTAAGAAGATTATTGACTTATGGAGAGAAAACGCCAGGGAGGGGGAGCGCATCGGCGACTGGATGGCCAGGGTTGGGCTGGAGCAGTTCTACAAGATGCTGAACATACCTGTGACTAAGTGGAACAAGCCCGTTACGCTGACTGGCGAGTTCGGCTTTAGGCAGTTCGGCCCGATTTAG